One window from the genome of Sulfodiicoccus acidiphilus encodes:
- the proS gene encoding proline--tRNA ligase produces the protein MKLTRDKVSSNFSEWYDWVLSEAEILDYGRYPVKGMGVWMPYGFKIRERVLANIRNLLNETGHEEVLFPLLVPETLLAKEAEHIEGFQGEVFWVTKGGNEELDVKLALRPTSEVSITYMENLWIKGYTQLPKKYYQIVSVFRYETKATRPLLRVREITTFKEAHTIHESYEDAERQVREAISIYKKFFDSLGIPYVISVRPEWDKFAGALYTVAFDTIFPDGRVVQIGTVHHLGQNFTKAFDMKIQRADGSLDYPHQTSYGISDRAIAAIIAIHGDDHGAVLHPLVAPILVVVIPIPAKEEGEKVKDYARKIAHSLNSAGIITKIDDNEKATPGEKYYYWELRGVPLRVEVGRRELASKTVSIKRRDTLESKEVELNHLIDAVREILKQIEDNMRTSSWKRMKDLVSRVDDLNLAKSRLESKLGIVEVPWCGNNKCGLKMEEQTGGRVLGSPYEGAEIQGKCVVCGSPAETVLRIAKTY, from the coding sequence GTGAAGTTAACAAGAGACAAGGTCTCCTCTAACTTCAGCGAATGGTATGATTGGGTCTTGTCTGAGGCGGAAATACTGGATTATGGACGATACCCAGTAAAAGGAATGGGAGTTTGGATGCCTTATGGTTTCAAGATCCGTGAGAGAGTTCTAGCGAATATAAGGAATCTCCTTAATGAGACGGGGCATGAGGAGGTGTTGTTTCCATTACTTGTTCCAGAGACTTTGTTGGCGAAAGAAGCAGAACACATAGAGGGATTTCAAGGCGAAGTGTTCTGGGTAACTAAGGGTGGTAACGAGGAGCTCGATGTTAAACTCGCACTTAGACCCACCAGTGAGGTTTCCATCACCTATATGGAGAACCTATGGATAAAAGGCTACACCCAGTTACCTAAAAAGTACTATCAAATAGTAAGCGTATTCCGTTACGAGACCAAGGCCACTAGACCTCTCCTTAGAGTCAGGGAGATCACAACCTTTAAGGAAGCCCACACAATTCATGAGAGCTATGAAGATGCAGAGAGACAAGTGAGGGAGGCCATCTCCATTTACAAGAAGTTCTTCGACTCTCTCGGTATTCCTTACGTGATCTCGGTCAGGCCAGAGTGGGATAAGTTCGCCGGTGCCCTTTACACTGTTGCCTTCGATACTATATTTCCAGATGGCCGAGTCGTACAAATAGGAACGGTTCACCACCTTGGACAAAACTTCACTAAGGCCTTCGACATGAAGATACAGAGGGCCGACGGTTCTTTAGATTATCCTCACCAAACCAGTTATGGTATATCGGATAGAGCTATCGCCGCCATCATAGCTATTCACGGTGATGACCACGGAGCTGTTCTACATCCTTTAGTGGCTCCAATTTTAGTGGTGGTAATACCTATTCCTGCCAAGGAAGAGGGAGAGAAGGTAAAGGATTATGCCAGAAAAATCGCTCATAGTTTGAATTCGGCGGGCATAATAACCAAGATTGATGATAATGAGAAAGCGACGCCTGGCGAGAAATATTACTACTGGGAACTTAGGGGCGTACCACTTAGGGTAGAAGTGGGACGCAGAGAGTTGGCCTCAAAAACTGTGTCTATAAAGAGGCGGGACACGCTAGAGTCCAAAGAAGTTGAACTTAACCATCTAATAGACGCAGTGAGAGAGATTCTTAAACAAATAGAGGACAATATGAGGACCTCAAGTTGGAAGAGGATGAAGGATCTAGTGAGTAGAGTTGACGACCTCAATTTAGCTAAGAGTAGATTAGAATCGAAACTTGGGATAGTGGAAGTCCCTTGGTGTGGAAATAACAAGTGCGGATTGAAGATGGAAGAACAAACTGGAGGAAGGGTATTGGGCTCACCTTATGAAGGGGCAGAAATCCAAGGAAAATGTGTAGTTTGTGGAAGCCCTGCCGAGACCGTGCTCAGGATCGCAAAAACTTATTAG
- a CDS encoding 30S ribosomal protein S17e, whose translation MGNVYTRDIKRVAQQIFEEHKGEVTKDFRQNKELLKKYLDVQSKKVRNRVAGYLTRYVRTVENAEKMRQEREQELVEE comes from the coding sequence ATGGGAAACGTATACACGCGCGATATAAAGCGGGTGGCTCAGCAAATATTTGAGGAGCATAAGGGTGAAGTAACTAAGGATTTCAGGCAGAACAAGGAATTGCTTAAAAAATACTTGGACGTCCAGTCTAAAAAGGTAAGAAACAGAGTAGCTGGCTATTTGACTCGTTACGTAAGGACAGTCGAGAACGCTGAGAAGATGAGACAGGAGAGGGAACAGGAGCTAGTCGAGGAGTAG
- the thsB gene encoding thermosome subunit beta has protein sequence MSSTATVAQTPEGIPVIILKEGSSRSYGKEALRVNISAVKIVQEMLKTTYGPRGMDKMLVDSLGDITITNDGATILDKMDLQHPAAKLLVQIAKGQDEETADGTKTAVILAGDLVKKAEDLLYKDIHPTVIVSGYKKAEEEAIKAINELSAKVTVDDLETLKKVAHTSLNSKAVAGARDYIADIVVKAVTQVTEKRGDRLYVDLDNVQLVKKHGGSIRDTQLVYGIVVDKEVVHPGMPKRVEDAKIALLNAPLEVEKPEIDAEIRINDPTQMKRFLEEDESILKEKVEKIVASGANVVICQKGIDDVAQHFLAKHGILAVRRAKQSDLEKLSRATGGRVVSNIDELTAQDLGYAKLVEERKVGEDKMVFVEQAKNPKAVSILIRGGLERVVDETERAIKDALGTTADVIRDGRVVAGGGAVEIEVAKRLRKMAPQVGGKEQLAIEAYANAIEGLPVTLMENSGLDPIDFLMKLRSLHETEGNKWYGVNVFTGQPDDMWKLGVIEPTVVKANSIKAATEAATLILRIDDLIAAGKKSEPKGGESKKSGEEKKDED, from the coding sequence ATGTCCTCAACTGCAACAGTTGCGCAAACTCCAGAAGGAATCCCCGTGATAATCCTCAAGGAAGGATCGAGTAGGAGCTACGGGAAAGAAGCCCTCAGAGTCAACATCTCCGCCGTTAAGATTGTGCAGGAGATGTTAAAGACCACTTACGGACCTCGAGGTATGGACAAGATGCTCGTTGACAGCTTAGGAGATATAACGATTACCAACGATGGTGCTACTATATTAGACAAAATGGATTTACAGCACCCAGCGGCCAAGCTGTTAGTTCAGATAGCCAAGGGGCAGGACGAAGAGACTGCAGATGGCACTAAGACAGCGGTAATATTAGCTGGAGACCTAGTGAAGAAGGCAGAGGACTTGCTCTACAAGGATATTCACCCGACAGTTATTGTAAGCGGATATAAGAAGGCTGAGGAGGAGGCCATAAAGGCGATCAATGAATTGAGCGCCAAAGTTACTGTAGACGACTTGGAGACTCTGAAGAAGGTGGCCCATACCTCCCTTAATAGCAAGGCTGTGGCTGGAGCCAGAGATTACATCGCCGACATAGTGGTTAAGGCAGTCACTCAGGTTACTGAGAAGAGAGGTGACAGACTCTACGTAGACTTAGATAACGTTCAGTTAGTGAAGAAGCATGGTGGAAGCATAAGAGATACCCAGTTAGTTTATGGAATAGTTGTAGACAAGGAAGTAGTCCACCCAGGAATGCCCAAGAGAGTAGAGGACGCTAAGATCGCTCTTCTCAACGCCCCACTAGAGGTTGAGAAACCAGAGATAGATGCTGAGATAAGGATAAACGATCCCACACAGATGAAAAGGTTCCTCGAAGAGGACGAGTCCATCCTCAAGGAGAAGGTCGAAAAGATCGTTGCAAGCGGGGCTAATGTTGTCATCTGCCAGAAGGGAATAGATGACGTTGCACAACACTTCTTGGCTAAGCATGGAATCTTAGCTGTGAGAAGAGCGAAGCAGAGCGACCTAGAGAAGTTGTCCAGAGCGACCGGAGGAAGGGTTGTTTCCAATATCGACGAGCTGACGGCCCAGGATCTGGGTTACGCGAAATTAGTGGAGGAAAGGAAAGTAGGAGAGGATAAGATGGTCTTTGTAGAGCAAGCTAAGAATCCGAAGGCCGTGAGTATATTGATAAGAGGAGGTCTAGAGAGGGTTGTGGACGAGACAGAGAGAGCCATAAAGGACGCTCTAGGAACTACTGCCGACGTTATAAGAGATGGACGCGTCGTTGCTGGGGGAGGTGCGGTGGAAATTGAGGTTGCCAAGAGACTGAGGAAGATGGCACCTCAAGTTGGCGGGAAGGAGCAGTTGGCAATCGAGGCCTACGCTAATGCCATAGAGGGACTCCCTGTGACACTGATGGAGAACTCTGGACTGGACCCGATAGATTTCCTGATGAAGCTCAGGAGTCTGCATGAGACGGAGGGGAACAAGTGGTATGGAGTTAATGTCTTTACAGGGCAGCCCGACGATATGTGGAAGTTAGGGGTAATCGAACCAACGGTAGTGAAGGCCAATTCCATAAAGGCAGCTACGGAAGCGGCCACGCTAATACTCAGAATCGACGATCTCATAGCAGCTGGGAAGAAGAGCGAACCAAAGGGAGGAGAAAGCAAGAAGTCTGGAGAGGAAAAGAAAGACGAGGACTAA
- a CDS encoding 30S ribosomal protein S26e: MPKKRENRGRRKGDKGHVGYISCDNCGARIPEDKAVCVTRMYSPVDSGLAAELEKKGAMITRYPVTRCYCVNCAVHFGIIKVRSETERRSHTRLR; this comes from the coding sequence TTGCCGAAGAAAAGGGAAAATAGAGGGAGACGAAAAGGAGATAAGGGGCACGTCGGCTATATCTCTTGCGACAACTGTGGTGCGAGGATACCTGAAGACAAGGCTGTATGTGTAACCAGAATGTATAGTCCAGTCGACTCTGGACTCGCTGCAGAGTTGGAAAAGAAAGGTGCCATGATCACTAGATATCCAGTTACAAGGTGCTACTGTGTTAACTGTGCGGTACATTTTGGAATAATAAAGGTCAGGTCTGAGACTGAGAGAAGATCTCACACCAGGTTAAGATAG
- a CDS encoding ATP-binding protein: MNVNRALGPAVLVIFAIALLLSRGRYLDIFFTSHTILLVIPSGLGLIIFILIKNRIKKKIDLLKIQNDVVVIKNGEKLIASVPYKLSIRERGSQSRIDYANEIEALGRVLSRAFPDLLLTIVTQLENRPNTLLIASCEGKSEEQLRRRLKEFGEFLITVKDSIAPDIEMNSMRSSRALVVPLGDGGDAVFLKVYGSVPALPNSRGYSIGFDIELGKANDGYDTPVGLRKEELLRHVAIFGTTGSGKTNTAGLIAAGAAKLGFRTVIVDWHGEYSALLKDAEKWDVKRPLKLKLFQEDDDLEEVVQVLGEALDLTEPQRFLLLTILNLVRKKSRERVFDAVVRAEENSYWIRDVKYALARKLYTISTPKADILFSDGEGVEWRDILKCLKGINVIDLSLVNNLILRKVYVLFLLRFLTEAHLRNWDGKTTIVVLEEAHNYLKEDNPFIERMMSEMRKFNLGICVVSQSPSTIAPCVIKNTNTKLVHALKSNVDKSVVRDSMALDEKFTSALDKLRVGEALLSSPTLPYPVSLRVKKG, translated from the coding sequence ATGAACGTCAATAGAGCTCTAGGGCCTGCTGTATTAGTTATCTTCGCTATTGCCCTACTCCTAAGCAGGGGTAGGTATTTAGATATATTTTTTACTTCACATACGATTTTATTAGTAATACCCAGTGGATTAGGATTAATCATATTTATATTAATAAAAAATAGAATTAAGAAGAAAATTGATCTCCTAAAAATACAGAACGATGTAGTGGTAATAAAAAACGGAGAGAAGTTGATTGCCTCCGTGCCGTATAAGCTTTCCATAAGGGAGAGGGGGTCACAATCGAGAATCGATTACGCGAACGAGATAGAAGCACTAGGAAGGGTTCTAAGTAGGGCTTTCCCTGATCTGCTTTTAACGATCGTGACCCAGCTTGAAAACCGGCCAAATACTCTATTAATAGCGAGCTGTGAGGGGAAATCAGAAGAACAATTAAGGAGGAGATTAAAGGAGTTCGGAGAGTTCCTGATTACAGTCAAAGACTCCATAGCCCCAGATATAGAAATGAACTCGATGCGCAGTAGTAGAGCTCTCGTAGTTCCGTTGGGAGATGGAGGAGACGCGGTATTTCTAAAAGTGTACGGCTCTGTGCCGGCCTTGCCAAATTCTCGTGGGTACTCAATTGGCTTCGACATCGAGTTAGGTAAAGCCAACGACGGCTACGACACGCCAGTGGGATTGAGAAAAGAGGAGTTACTCAGACATGTTGCGATATTTGGAACTACGGGTAGTGGGAAAACCAACACGGCGGGACTGATTGCAGCGGGCGCTGCTAAGCTCGGATTCAGGACTGTAATAGTAGACTGGCACGGAGAATATTCCGCTTTGCTGAAAGATGCAGAAAAATGGGACGTTAAAAGGCCCCTCAAATTGAAGCTATTCCAAGAGGACGATGATTTGGAAGAAGTAGTACAAGTACTAGGGGAGGCCTTAGACCTCACTGAGCCTCAGCGGTTTCTACTTCTCACAATTCTAAATTTGGTCCGCAAAAAAAGTAGGGAAAGGGTCTTTGACGCCGTTGTACGAGCAGAGGAGAACTCGTACTGGATAAGAGATGTAAAATATGCATTGGCTCGAAAACTTTACACTATTTCTACCCCCAAGGCAGACATACTTTTCAGCGACGGCGAAGGTGTGGAGTGGAGGGATATATTGAAGTGTTTGAAAGGAATCAACGTAATAGACCTCTCTCTGGTCAACAACTTGATTCTAAGGAAGGTTTACGTTCTCTTCCTGCTAAGATTCTTGACCGAGGCTCACTTGAGAAATTGGGACGGTAAGACTACAATTGTAGTACTCGAGGAAGCTCATAACTACCTCAAGGAAGACAACCCGTTTATAGAAAGGATGATGTCAGAAATGAGGAAGTTCAACTTAGGGATCTGTGTAGTCTCACAGTCGCCCTCCACTATAGCTCCTTGCGTAATTAAAAACACCAACACGAAACTTGTTCACGCCTTAAAATCAAACGTCGACAAGTCGGTAGTGAGGGATTCCATGGCATTGGACGAAAAATTCACTTCCGCTTTAGATAAGCTCAGAGTGGGAGAGGCGTTGTTAAGTAGCCCCACCCTTCCATATCCTGTAAGTCTGAGAGTAAAAAAGGGTTAG
- a CDS encoding acyl-CoA dehydrogenase family protein, whose protein sequence is MLIKDTYLDEETSLILSSLDQTLKKFWSTKELRKYRTGDFSQARVLANSLAELEMFRYMIEATPRTAAEMHMLVGANLLPGILSSTLLALRAITDNVVREEIALKSPRAAISSFNIVPAADEADYVIVGESLARRDDVLLSVMESLDPTMKLCKVTFKRSQLSPWNRDELGLGVASQLVGHAEEALRMTIEYSRVRKAFDRPIGSFQAIKHRLVDDAISLELVKSLVLKATEDKSMTEAALFLAMKKVPKIITDSIQTYGGMGFTDDVDLHLHLRRALTLTKIAEPMVGKILDNFRMQHKYDIH, encoded by the coding sequence GTGCTAATCAAGGACACTTATTTGGACGAGGAGACTAGCCTGATCCTTTCCTCCTTGGATCAGACCCTGAAGAAGTTCTGGTCCACCAAGGAGCTTCGAAAATACAGGACAGGCGACTTTTCCCAAGCCAGGGTCCTTGCAAATTCCTTGGCGGAGTTAGAGATGTTCAGGTACATGATCGAGGCTACCCCTCGGACAGCAGCAGAGATGCATATGTTGGTGGGAGCCAACTTATTGCCTGGAATATTGAGCTCTACTCTCTTGGCACTGAGAGCCATAACAGACAACGTTGTCAGGGAGGAAATAGCCCTCAAGTCTCCACGAGCTGCAATATCCTCCTTCAATATAGTGCCCGCTGCAGATGAGGCTGATTACGTTATTGTCGGGGAGAGTTTGGCGAGAAGGGATGACGTACTTTTGAGCGTTATGGAGTCTCTAGATCCAACTATGAAGCTTTGTAAAGTGACGTTTAAGAGGTCACAACTTTCCCCATGGAATAGAGACGAACTTGGTTTAGGAGTTGCCTCTCAATTAGTAGGTCACGCAGAAGAAGCTCTAAGAATGACAATAGAGTACAGTAGAGTTAGAAAAGCCTTCGATCGTCCAATAGGTTCATTTCAGGCAATAAAACATAGGTTAGTTGATGACGCCATTTCGCTTGAACTGGTCAAGTCGTTGGTCTTAAAGGCAACTGAGGATAAATCGATGACAGAAGCCGCTCTATTTTTGGCAATGAAAAAGGTTCCTAAAATCATTACAGACTCGATCCAAACTTACGGGGGTATGGGGTTTACTGACGACGTGGACCTTCACCTTCACTTAAGAAGAGCGTTGACACTAACCAAAATAGCAGAACCAATGGTTGGAAAGATACTAGATAATTTCAGGATGCAACATAAATATGATATACATTAG
- a CDS encoding MFS transporter, with translation MPFERFNFVGAYFSWLMDSYDLGAVVITSAILGKLFFPSLGLLGAAIPIVFTVVSRPLGGFLFGLLADKRGRRYALIFTVLGYSASIGLTGVLPTYAQIGVGAAILLSVLRLTQGLFIGGDVSSSFTLAMESATSHRGFFSGLMQSGTLAGFVIADTLFTVLSSQPWFPSFGWRVVFLVGVIPAALAILIRAKAVEPKIFLDREKKSIYSGLRPLLQTLMVMVGFWLMIYAGPQYLSIYFGHVLSYRPQVYGTLLIYMNLIGIAAMLLAGELADLMGRRLIAITGLVIAGIVGAIFYQRVTDSPLFYTLMFGFGVNIPSAISPAYLAERFKTFSRATGVGSAYNGAFVVSGFAPIMISALSGLLPVSEAATSVLLIGVAIAVVGLIAGPETLRVSELRN, from the coding sequence ATGCCGTTTGAGAGATTCAATTTCGTCGGCGCTTACTTTTCGTGGTTAATGGATTCCTACGACCTTGGAGCGGTCGTAATAACTTCTGCCATATTGGGTAAACTGTTCTTCCCTAGTTTAGGCCTATTGGGAGCAGCTATCCCTATCGTATTTACAGTGGTTTCAAGGCCCTTAGGCGGATTTCTGTTCGGTCTTCTAGCTGACAAGAGAGGAAGGCGTTACGCTCTCATCTTCACCGTCCTCGGCTATTCGGCGTCAATAGGTCTGACAGGTGTATTGCCTACATACGCTCAAATTGGAGTTGGAGCCGCGATCCTTTTGTCGGTTCTGAGACTTACCCAAGGACTGTTCATAGGGGGAGACGTTTCGTCCAGTTTCACGTTGGCAATGGAGAGCGCAACTTCCCATAGGGGATTTTTCTCAGGCTTGATGCAATCTGGAACGCTAGCTGGGTTCGTCATAGCCGACACCCTCTTCACCGTTCTTTCTTCTCAGCCTTGGTTCCCATCCTTCGGATGGAGAGTGGTGTTCCTTGTGGGAGTAATTCCTGCAGCCCTAGCAATACTAATTAGAGCTAAAGCAGTTGAACCTAAAATATTTTTAGACAGAGAAAAGAAGTCGATCTACTCTGGTCTAAGGCCTCTTTTGCAGACATTAATGGTAATGGTTGGTTTCTGGCTCATGATATATGCAGGGCCCCAATATCTCTCCATCTACTTCGGACACGTCCTTAGCTATAGACCACAAGTTTATGGTACTCTGTTGATTTACATGAACCTCATTGGCATAGCTGCAATGCTGTTAGCTGGAGAATTGGCTGACCTAATGGGAAGGCGCTTAATAGCTATAACTGGACTAGTTATAGCAGGAATAGTTGGAGCTATATTCTACCAAAGAGTCACGGACTCTCCCTTATTTTACACTCTAATGTTTGGTTTCGGAGTCAACATCCCTTCTGCTATATCCCCCGCATATTTAGCCGAGAGGTTCAAAACGTTCAGTAGGGCCACAGGTGTGGGTTCCGCATATAATGGCGCATTCGTCGTTTCAGGCTTCGCACCCATCATGATATCTGCTCTTTCGGGTCTACTTCCAGTTTCAGAGGCAGCTACCTCGGTCCTTCTGATCGGTGTAGCGATAGCAGTCGTAGGTCTAATAGCGGGTCCTGAAACGCTTAGAGTCAGCGAACTTAGAAATTGA
- the fbp gene encoding fructose-1,6-bisphosphate aldolase/phosphatase, whose amino-acid sequence MKTTLSVIKADIGSLAGHHTVHPDTMAVANRVLAEAKRSGVISDYYITHVGDDLELIMTHSRGTLDPKVHETAWNAFKEAAKVAKDLGLYAAGQDLLSDSFSGNVKGLGPGVAEMEFEERQSEPIAIFMADKTEPGAFNLPIYKLFADPFNTAGLVIDPALHNGFRFDVLDVYEGESVTFTTPEESYDLLALIGTTGRYVVRRVWRKQDDLLASTVSIERLNLMAGKYVGKDDPVMVVRLQHGLPALGEALEAFSFPHLVAGWMRGSHYGPLMPVSQRDARATRFDGPPRLIGLGFNVKNGKLVGPSDLFDDPAFDNARRLASDVTDYMRRHGPFMPHRLEPAEMEYTTLSLVLEKLKGRFKKEEGLTKAKHSVYTAQSSE is encoded by the coding sequence ATGAAAACTACTTTAAGTGTTATAAAGGCCGATATAGGGAGCTTGGCCGGTCACCACACGGTGCATCCAGATACAATGGCCGTGGCGAACAGGGTCTTGGCGGAGGCTAAGCGATCTGGCGTGATCTCAGACTATTACATTACTCACGTTGGCGATGATTTGGAACTGATAATGACTCACTCCCGCGGCACCTTAGACCCCAAGGTTCACGAGACTGCGTGGAACGCCTTCAAAGAGGCGGCGAAAGTAGCCAAAGACTTAGGTCTCTATGCGGCTGGGCAGGATCTACTCTCAGATTCCTTCTCTGGGAACGTTAAGGGCCTAGGTCCCGGTGTGGCGGAAATGGAGTTCGAGGAGAGACAGTCAGAGCCGATAGCGATATTTATGGCAGATAAGACTGAACCAGGAGCCTTCAATTTACCAATCTACAAGTTGTTTGCAGATCCGTTTAACACAGCCGGCCTAGTGATAGACCCAGCCCTGCATAACGGGTTTAGGTTCGATGTGCTCGATGTTTATGAAGGTGAGAGTGTCACTTTCACCACTCCGGAGGAGTCCTACGATCTTCTAGCACTTATTGGGACCACGGGAAGATATGTAGTTAGAAGGGTGTGGAGAAAACAGGACGATCTACTAGCTTCCACGGTTTCCATCGAAAGGCTAAACCTCATGGCAGGGAAGTATGTAGGAAAAGACGATCCAGTTATGGTGGTACGTCTTCAGCATGGACTGCCAGCACTGGGAGAGGCACTTGAGGCGTTCTCCTTCCCGCATCTAGTGGCGGGATGGATGAGGGGAAGTCACTATGGTCCCCTTATGCCCGTCTCTCAAAGAGACGCTAGAGCTACCCGGTTTGATGGTCCGCCTAGGCTAATAGGCCTAGGATTTAATGTCAAGAACGGGAAGCTGGTTGGTCCAAGCGACTTATTTGACGATCCTGCCTTTGATAATGCGAGGAGACTAGCCTCAGACGTGACAGATTACATGAGGAGGCATGGCCCATTCATGCCTCATAGACTGGAGCCAGCAGAAATGGAGTACACCACCTTAAGTTTGGTGCTTGAGAAATTGAAGGGCAGATTTAAGAAGGAGGAAGGCTTAACCAAAGCTAAGCATAGCGTCTATACGGCGCAAAGCTCCGAATAG
- the lrs14 gene encoding HTH-type transcriptional regulator Lrs14: MGLEELQNVRVRLPSGREARVADAISFCYDLSDTDISVLKELLQQGIKSEDELAEALKLSKASINRSVNKLTSLGFVERVKDPNSKGGRPRYLYKPMPMEQLLERMRRDFSYCAEIFSKAIISLT, from the coding sequence GTGGGTCTTGAAGAACTTCAGAACGTTAGAGTGAGGTTGCCCTCAGGTAGGGAGGCCCGAGTGGCCGACGCGATAAGTTTTTGTTACGACCTATCAGACACCGACATATCTGTATTGAAGGAGCTACTGCAACAAGGGATCAAAAGTGAGGACGAATTGGCAGAGGCATTAAAATTGAGTAAGGCATCAATTAATAGATCTGTGAATAAGCTGACGTCGTTGGGGTTCGTAGAACGGGTCAAAGATCCTAACTCCAAGGGAGGGAGGCCGCGATATCTATATAAACCAATGCCCATGGAGCAGCTTCTCGAGAGAATGAGAAGAGATTTCAGCTATTGTGCGGAAATATTCAGTAAAGCTATAATAAGCCTCACTTAG
- a CDS encoding V-type ATP synthase subunit K (produces ATP from ADP in the presence of a proton gradient across the membrane; the K subunit is a nonenzymatic component which binds the dimeric form by interacting with the G and E subunits), which produces MSLKYRLLGLGSFLLALLSAVMVGAQTAADTSAGFEGLNIGAGLAVGLAAIGAGVAVGMAAAAGIGVLTERRDMFGTVLLFVAIGEGIAVYGILFAVLMLFAKF; this is translated from the coding sequence ATGAGCCTGAAGTATAGGTTGTTAGGTCTAGGAAGTTTCCTTCTGGCCCTATTAAGTGCAGTTATGGTCGGGGCTCAAACCGCCGCCGATACTTCGGCTGGGTTTGAAGGACTGAACATCGGAGCTGGACTGGCTGTAGGTTTAGCGGCGATTGGGGCTGGAGTAGCCGTCGGTATGGCAGCTGCAGCGGGAATAGGCGTACTCACGGAGAGGAGAGATATGTTCGGCACCGTGCTATTGTTCGTTGCAATAGGTGAAGGAATAGCGGTGTACGGCATATTGTTCGCTGTCCTTATGTTGTTCGCGAAGTTCTAA
- a CDS encoding ubiquitin — MVEVRFKGPLSQFFGASVSVQDCGEVSELLAKLDKGGTLTKEGKIRPGLLVLINGKDWRLHLGPVGLTDIVEVIPVNHGG, encoded by the coding sequence ATGGTAGAAGTGCGGTTTAAAGGACCCTTAAGTCAGTTTTTTGGTGCATCGGTCAGCGTCCAAGATTGTGGAGAAGTCTCTGAACTGCTCGCCAAGCTTGACAAAGGCGGAACCCTTACTAAGGAGGGGAAAATAAGGCCGGGATTGCTTGTCTTGATTAATGGTAAAGACTGGAGGTTGCATTTAGGTCCTGTGGGCCTAACGGATATCGTCGAAGTAATTCCAGTCAATCACGGTGGTTAA